The window CTCGCCGACGCGCGACGACGCCTTGTCGAGCGGGATCAGGCGCGGCCACTGGAAGAGCCAGAAGAACGGCAGCGAATAGCCGCCGGCGGCGGAGTTCCAGTAGCCGGTGAGCGGCAGGAACAGCATCAGCGCATAGAGGCCGAGGTGGCCGGCCGCCGCGGCGGCGTGGTTGAGCCGGCCCATCCGCTCGGCGTAGGGCGGCGCCGCCACCGCGAGCCGGTAGCCGATGCGCAGGACGACCAGCACCAGCGCGGTCATGCCGAGCGACTTGTGCCACTCCAGGAGGAAGCGCCGCGTGGCCTGTCCGGGCGGCTGGTAGGCGCAGTAGAGGCCGATCAGCATGGCGGCGACGATGACCGCGGCCATGCTCCAGTGGAACGCGCGCTGGGTCCGGTCGTAGTGGGTCGGGGCCGCGGCGGGGCGGTCGTCGGCGGCGGAAAGGTCGAGGGTCGTCATCGCGGGTCCGCGGGTTCGGCGCGGCCCCGGGCGGGCCGCCGCCGGGGGCATCCCGGCGCGGGCGGGCGGAATTGCGGCCAATCGTCCGACGAATGATTGCGGGCGCGATTCGGGCGGCGCGTGTGTCTTCCTGATCGACGTCCGTGCCGCTCGTCCCCGCCTGCGCGGGGATGAGCGGCACGGAGAGGGCGGAAGAGTGCGTCTCACCCCGCCGGCCGCACCGCCCCCGGCACGACCTCGAAGCGCTCCGCGTCGCGCAGCTCGGCGAAGAGCGCCGGGTCGGCGCCCGTCATGAAGACGTGGCCGCCGAGCGCCTGGAGCTCGGCGTAGAGCGCTTCCCGCCGCAGGGGATCGAAATGCGCCGCGATCTCGTCGAGCAGCACGAGGGGCGCGATGCCGCTCATCGCCGCGACGAGCCGCGCCGAGGCCAGCACCAGGCCCACCAGCAGCGCCTTCTGCTCGCCGGTCGAGGAGCGCGCCGCTTCCGCGTCCTTCGGGCCGTGGCGCACCGCGAGGTCGCTGAGGTGCGGGCCGATCGAGGTACGGCCGGCCGCGGCGTCTCGCGCGCGGGTCTCGCGCAGCATCGCGCGGTAGCGGTCCTCGGCGTCGAGCGCCGGGTGGTTGGCCACCAGCGCCTCGACGCCGCCCACCACCGACACGTCGGCCCAAGGGAAGGGCGAGGCGGGGTCGCGGTGCACGGCGATCAGCGCGGCGAGCCGCGTCACCGTCTCGTGGCGCGCCGCCGCCACGGCCACGCCGAGCGACGCCACCTCGCGCTCGGCGGCCTCGGCCCAGGCGGCGTCGAGCCGGCCCGACTGGCGGCCCTCGTCCAGCACGCGGTTGCGGTTGCGCAGCGCGCGCTCCAGCGCGGACACGCGGGTGCCGTGCTCGCTGTCCACCGTCAGCACGATGCGGTCGAGGAAGCGGCGCCGCTCGGACGACGGCCCGGCGAAGAGCCCGTCCATGGCGGGCGTCAGCCACACCACGCGCAGGTGGTCGGCGAAGCCCTTGGCGGAAGGCACGGCGGCGCGGTCGATGCGGCAGCGCCGCGCCGCGGAGGTGACGCCGTCCGGCGGCTCCAGCCCGGTGCCGAGCTGCACGGCCTCGACGGCCTGGCCGGCGTCCTCGACGTGCACCGACGCGGCCCAGCCGCCGTTGCCCGCGTCGCGCGCGCATTCGGCCAGCTCGGCGCGGCGGAAGCCCCGGCCGGGCGTGAAGAACGACAGCGCTTCGAGCAGGTTGGTCTTGCCCGCGCCGTTGTGCCCGGCTAGCACCACCGGGGCGCCGCCGAGCTTGAGGTCGAGCGCCGGGTAGGAGCGGTAGTCGCCGAGCACCAGCCGCCGGACCCGCGGGCGGCGGTCCGTGGTCACCGCGAGGCCTCGCTCACCCCTTCACCCCCGAAGGCTTCACGCCCATGCCCCGCAGCGTTTCCTCGACGGTCGGCAGGATGTTGTCGACGATCACCTTCACGCCCGCGGCGTTGGGGTGGAGGCCGTCGGGCAGGTGCAGCTCGGGGTGGCCGATGATCCCCGCGAGGAAGAACGGGTAGAGCGGCACGCCGTCCCGCCTGGCGAGCGACGGGTAGATGGCGGCGAAGCGCTCGCGGTAGCCCCCGTCGAGCTCGGTCGCGGCATACATGCCGGCCAGCAGCACCTTGATGTGCCGCTTCTGCAGGCCCGCGACGATGTCGCCGAGGTTCTTGGCCGTCACGGCGGTGTCGACGCCGCGCAGCATGTCGTTGGCGCCGAGCTCCACGATCGCGAGGTCGGTCCCGTCCGGCACCGACCAGTCGAGCCGCTCGAGCCCGCCCTGCGTGGTGTCGCCCGACACGGCCGCGTTGCTGACCGTCACGTCGTAGCCGTCGCGGCGCAGGGCGGCCTCCAGCACGGCCGGGAAGGCCGCGTCGGCGGGGAGCTGGTAGCCGGCCGACAGGCTGTCGCCGAAGGCCGCGATCGTCGTCGCCGCGAAGGCCGGCGCCGCCGATGCGACCAACAGGCTGGCCGTGGCCGACTGACAGAGCCGGCGGACGAGCCCATATGGGTGGAGCCGCCGGGCGCGGAGCTTCGAGGGTCTGTGATGGTTCAAGCTGCGATCTCGCTCGACGGCGTCCACGTGAGTCTGGGGCGTGCGGCGGCGCGAGTCCATATCCTGAAGGGGATCGACCTCGCCGTCGCCAAGGGCGAGGCGGTGGGGCTCACCGGCCCGTCCGGCTCCGGCAAGTCGACGCTGCTGAGCGTGCTGGCCGGGCTGGAGCGGCCGGAGCGCGGCGCCGTCACGGTGGACGGCACCCGCATCGACGGGCTCGACGAGGATCGGCTCGCGCGCTTCCGCGGCCGCCACATCGGCATCGTGTTCCAGAGCTTCCACCTCATCCCCACCATGACGGCGCTGGAGAACGTCGCCGTGCCGCTGGAGCTGGCCGGCCGCGCCGACGCCTTCTCGCGCGCCGCGGCGGAGCTGACGGGCGTCGGCCTCGGCGAGCGGCTCGGGCACTACCCGTCGCAGCTGTCGGGCGGCGAGCAGCAGCGCGTGGCGCTGGCCCGCGCGCTCGCGCCCGACCCCGCCATCCTCGTGGCCGACGAGCCCACCGGCAACCTCGACGAGTCGACGGGCCGCGCCATCATGGACCTGATCTTCGCGACGAAGCGCGAGCGCGGCGCGACCCTGGTGCTGGTCACCCACGACCCCGGCCTCGCGGCGCGCTGCGACCGCACCGTGCGGATCCGCTCGGGCGTGGTCGAGTCCGACACCGCCCGGGCTGCGGCCGGAGCCGCCGCTTGAGCGCGCGGGCGGAGGCCGCCGCGGCCGCGCGCCGGGGCGGCCCGGCCGGGCCGCGCGGCCCCATCGCGCTGCGCCTCGCCTGGCGCGACCTGCGCGGCGGCCTCGGTGGCTACTGGATCTTTCTCGTGTGCATCGCGCTCGGCGTCGCCGCCATCGCGGGGGTGGGCTCGGTGGCGGGCAGCCTGTCGGCCGGGCTCGGCCGCGAGGGCCGCACGATGCTGGGCGGCGACGCCGCCTTCTCCACCGTGTCGCAGCCGCTGACCGCGCCCGAGCGCGGCTGGCTCGAAGCGCGCGGGCGGCTCAGCCAGGTCGTCACCCTGCGCTCCATGGCGCGGGCCGGGGATCAGGCGAGCCTCGTCGACGTCAAGGCGGTCGACGCCGCCTATCCGACGGCGGGCCGCGTCGACCTCGACCCGCCGGGCCCGCTCGACGCCGCCCTCGCCCCGCGGGACGGCCGCCCCGGCCTCGCCGCCGACGCCGCGCTGGCGGACCGGCTCGGCGTCGAGGTCGGCGACGCGGTGAAGATCGGCGCGGGCGACTTCACCCTGCGCGCGGTCATCCGCTCGGAGCCCGACCGGCTCGCCGGCGGCATCGCCTTCGCGCCCGGCGTGCTGATGGACCGGGCGGGGCTCGACGCGACGGGGCTGATCCAGCCGGGCAGCCTCGCCAAGTTCACGGCGCGGCTCGACATCGGCGGCCCCGCCGACGACGCCGCCCTGTCGCGCCTCGTGGCGGACGCGCGCGCGGCCTTCCCCGAGGCCGGCTGGGAGATCAAGACGCGCAACAACGTGTCCCCCGAGTTCGACCGCAACCTCGGCCGCTTCACCCAGTTCCTGACCCTCATCGGCCTCACCGCGCTGGTGGTCGGCGGCGTCGGCGTCGCCAACGCCGTGAAGGCCGCGATGGAGCGCAAGCGCGCGAGCCTCGCCGTCCTGAAGGCGCTCGGCGCGCCGGGCGGCTCCGTCTTCGCCATGGGCCTCGCCCAGGTGATGCTGGTGGCCCTGTTCGGCGTGCTGGCCGGCGTCGCGGTCGGGGCCGCGCTGCCCTACGCCGCGGTGGCGGGCTTCGGCGCGCTGATCCCGCTGCCGATGGTGGCGGGAATCCACCCCGGCGCGCTGGCCTTGGGCGCGCTCTACGGCTTCCTCACCGCGCTGGTGTTCTCGCTGCCGACGCTCGGCCGCGTGCACGACGTGCCGGTGTCGGCGCTGTTCCGCGACGCGGTCGAGCCCGACCCCGGCCGGCTGCGCCCCGCCTACCTCGCCGCGCTCCTGCTCGCCGCGGCGGCGCTGGCGGGCTGCGCGATCCTGTTCTCGGAGGACCACCGGCTCGCCGCCTACGACGTCGGGGCGACGCTCGCGGTCTTCGCGCTGCTGCGCCTCGTCGCCTTCGGCTTCATGGCCGCGGCCCGCGCCCTGCCGCGGCCCCGCAGCGTCCCGCTGCGCCTCGCGCTCGGCAACATCCACCGGCCGGGCGCGCTCACCGGCGCCGTGGTGCTGTCGCTCGGCCTCGGCCTGACGCTCCTGGTCACGCTGGCGCTGATCGACAGCAACATCCAGCGCCAGATCACCGAGGCGCGGCCCGGCGTCACCCCGTCGTTCTTCTTCGCCGACGTGCCGAACCGCGAGGCCCCGGACTTCCTGGCCTTCGTCAGGAGGGACGCGCCCGCGGCGGTGCTGGAAGACGTGCCGATCCTGCGCGGCCGCATCACCGCGGTGGACGGCGTGCCGGCCGACAAGGTCCACGCCAGGCAGGGCGCCAACTGGGTGCTGGAGGGCGATCGCGGCATCACCTTCGCGACCGAGCCGCCGAAGGGCAGCCGCGTGGTCGAGGGCGCGTGGTGGCCGAAGGACTATGCGGGGCCGCCCCTCGTGTCCTTCGACCGCGAGCTCGCCGACGGCATCGGCCTCAAGCTCGGGCAGAGCGTCACCGTCAACGTGCTCGGCCGGCCCGTCACGGCCAAGGTGGCGAACCTGCGCAAGGTGGATTGGCAGAACCTCGGCATCAACTTCGTGATGGTGTTCTCGCCCGACGCCTTCCGCGGCGCGCCCTACATGGTGCTCGCCACCGCGGGCTTCCCGACCGACGATCCCGCGCGCGACGCGCGGCTCGCCCGCGACATCGCGCGCGACTACCCCGCCGTCACCACCGTGCGGGTGCGCGACGTGCTGGTGGCCGTGAACGACTTCGTGGGCAAGCTCGGCACGGCCACGCGCGCGGCCTCGGCCGTGACGATCCTGTCCTCCGTGCTGGTGCTGTCCGGCGCGCTGGCGGCGGGGCGGCGGGCGCGGGTCTACGACGCCGTGATGCTGAAGGTGCTGGGCGCCACGCGGCGGCGGCTGCTGCTCGCCTTCGTGCTCGAATACGGCATGCTCGGGCTCGGCACGGCGCTGTTCGGCGTTCTGGCCGGGACAGTGGCGGCCTGGGGCGTGGTGAGCCGCGTGATGGGCTTCGACTTCGCCTTCGCCTGGGCGCCGGCCGTCGAGGCCGCGGCGGCGGCGCTGGTCGTCACAGTGGGCCTGGGGCTGCTCGGCACCTGGCGCATCCTCGGGCAGAAGCCGGCGAGCTACCTGCGCGAGCTGTGACGGGCCGGGCGCCCGCGCCCACCCGCCGCACGGCGACGCGGCGCGGGCGGCGATCCGCGCCCGCGCTCGAACGTTGACGGGGGAAGGTGCACCCATCCCCCCGAGATCCCCGATGTTCACGAGATCCCTCCTGGCCGCCGCCGGCCTCCTGGCCTCAGGCCTGCTCACCCCCGCCGCGATGGCGCAGCTCGCGCCCTCGCCGCAGTACGACCAGCTCGGCGCCGCGCGGGCGCGGGGCGAGAACCCCTACTACCACGTCAACCGCTACGGCTACGGCAACTACGTCCAGGGGCCGAACGGCGCCTACGGCGGCTACCCGGCCGGCAGCCCGGGGGCGATCATGCTCCAGAACGAGCACGACCGGAAATGCCGCTACGTGCCCGAGTCCTGCTGAGGGGGGAGCGGTTGCGGGCGCGGCCGAAACGGGGCAGACCGGGGGCCTGCCCGGAGCGCCCCCGATGACCTCGCCCGTCCGTCCCCTGCCGCAGAAGACCATCGGCGTGCTCGGCGGCATGAGCGACGCCGCGACCGCCGACTATTACCGCCTCATCAACGCGCGGCTGAACGCTCACCACGGCGGCTGGGACAATGCCGAGGTGATCGTCGTCTCGGTCAACTTCGGCAACATCCAGCATTTCGTCCGCAACGGCCTGTGGGACGAGGCGCGCGCCTACCTGGCCGAGAAGGTCGACCGGCTGGAGGGGGCGCGCGTCGACGTGGTGGTCTGCGCCACCAACACCATGCACCGCGTGGTGGCGCCCATCATGGCCGAGCGCTCCACGCCCTTCATCCACATCGTCGACCCGACCGGCGCGGCGATTCGCGCCGCGGGCCTGCGCCGCGTGGCCCTGCTCGGCACCGCGCCCACCATGTGCTCGGCCGAGATGGCGCGGCGCTACGCGGAGAAGTTCGGCGTCGAGGTGATGGCGCCGGCGGAGGCCGACATCGCCGCCGTGGACCGCATCATCTTCGACGAGCTCGTGCGGAGCGACATCCGCCCTTCGTCGCGCGCCGAATACCTGCGCGTGATCGACGCGCTCAGGGCCGCGGGCGCCGAGGGCGTGATCCTCGGCTGCACGGAGATCTGCCTCCTGATCGGCCAGGGCGACCTGCCGGGCTTCCCCGTCTTCGACACGACGGCTCTGCACGTCGAGGCGGCGGTGGACTACGCGCTCGGGCGCATGCCCGCCGCCTGACGCCCCAGCACGGCCCGCTCGACGCCGCCGAGGTCGGCCCGCGTCGCGACATCGGCCAGCCCGGCCGCGCGCATCAACCCGGCCACATCCCCGTCCTGCCCCCGGCCGACCTCGAAGCAGGCGACGCCGCCCTTCGCCAGCAGGCGCGGCAGGTCCGCGGCGAGGACGCGGTAGCAGTCGAGCCCGTCGGCGCCCCCGTCGAGCGCCGCGAGCGGATCGTGCTCGCGCACGTCGCGGTCGAGTTCCGGGATGATGGCGCTCTCGATGTAGGGCGGGTTCGACACGACGGTGTCGAACCCGCCGGCGAGCGCCACGGCCCAGTCGCCCTGGACGACGAGGCTGCGCGGCGCGAGCCCGCAGGCGTCGAGGTTGCCCCGCGCCACGGCGCAGGCGGCGGCGGAGCGGTCGACGGCCCAGCCGGAGGCGCGCGGCAGTTCGCTCAGCAGGGCGCACAGGATCGCGCCCGAGCCGGTGCCGAGGTCGAGCAGGCGCAGCGGCTCGCCGCGGCGGGGGCCGAGCGCGTCGAGCACGGCGGCCACGACCGTCTCCGTGTCGGGGCGGGGGTCGAGCACGTCGGGGGTGACGCGCAGCGTCAGGCCCCAGAAGTCGCGCCGTCCAAGGATGCGCGACACGGGCTCGCGCGCCGCGCGGCGCGCGACGAAGCCGTCGAGGCGCTCCGTGGCGTCGCGGGGCAGGGCTCGGCCGGGGTCGAGGATCAGGGCGAGCCGGTCGAGCCCGGCCGCGGCGAGCAGCAGGATGCGCGCGTCGACCTCGGGGTCGGGCACACCGGCCGACGCGAGGGCGCGGGTGGCGGCGCGGAGCGCGGCGGTGAGGGTGGTCATTCGACGACGACCTCTGCGGTCCATCGCGCCCTTCTCCCCTGCGGGGAGAAGGTGGCCGGCGGCGAAGCCGCGAAGGCCGGATGAGGGGAGGACAGCTGCGGGCGTGGCGCCTGTCCACCCCTCATCCGGCGCTTCGCGCCACCTTCTCCCCAATGGGGAGAAGGACACGGCCGGCGTCGCGCGATGCTTGTCAGCGTCGGGTCACCCCGCCGCCTTCTCCATCACCCGGCGCAGGCGCGCCGCGAAGGCGGCGGCGTCGGCCGGCAGCTCGCCGTCCATGATGCGCGCCTCGTCGTGGAGCAGCCAGGCCGAGTCCTCGACCACCGCGCGGTCGCCCTCGCCGGCGTAGCGCTCGGCCAGCGCCGTCACCAGGGGGTGGCCGGGGTTGACCTCCAACACGGGCTTGGAGGCCGCGCCGCCGAGCTTGCCGTGCTGGGCCAGGATCTTCTCCAGGCGCCGGTCCGGCCCGAACTCGGGCGCGATCAGGCAGGCCGGGCTCTCGGACAGGCGGTCCGACGCGCGCACGTCCTCGACCGATCCCTCCAGCGTCTGCTTCATGAAGGCGAGCAGGGTCGCGATCTTCGGGCCGACCTCCTCGCTCTCGGGCGCCTTCTCGCCCTCGGCCAGCGGCACGGACTTGATGTCGGCCGCGCCCTGGGTGACGGACTTGAAGGGCTTGCCCTCGAAGCCGACGGCGTTCTGCACCCAGAAGGCGTCGACGGCGTCCGGCAGCAGCAGCACCTCGATGCCGCGGGCGCGGAAGCCTTCGAGCTGCGGCGAGGTCTTCAGCCGGGCGAGGTCGTCGCCGACGAGGTAGTAGATCGCGGTCTGGTTCTCGCGCAGGTCCGCCACGTACTGGACCAGCGTGCGGCCGCCGTCCGGGTGCTTGGTGGAGGCGAAGCGGGCGAGCTTGAACAGCCCGTCGCGGCGCTCGGGGTCCTCGTAGAGGCCCTCCTTCAGCACCGCGCCGAAGTTCTCCCACACTTTCGCGAAACCGTCCGCGTCGTTGTCGGCCATCTTGGTCAGGTCGCCGAGGACGCGATTGGTGACGCCCTTGCGGATGGCGGCGAAGATCGGCGAGTTCTGCACCATCTCCCGCGACACGTTGAGCGGCAGGTCGGCCGTGTCGACCACCGCGCGCACGAAGCGCAGCCAGCCCGGCAGCAGGTCGGCCTCGTCGGTGATCAGCACGCGGCGCACGTAGAGCTTGGTGCGGCCCTTGCGCTGGGGGTCGAACAGGTCGAAGGGCTTCGAGCCCGGCACGAAGGCCAGCACGGAATATTCGTGCCGCCCTTCGGCGCGGTAGTGGATCGTCAGCGCCGGCTCGTCGTACTGGGCCGCGACGCCGCGGTAGAACTCGGTGTACTGCTCGGGCGTGATCTCGGACTTGTTCTTGGCCCAGAGCGCGGCGCCGTCGGTGAGGCGGCGCGGCTCGGCGTCCGGCTTCTCGACGAGGTCGATCGGCACCGCCACGGCGCCGGAATGCTCCTTGATGAGCCGCTCGACGCGCCAGGGCTCGCCGAACTCCTTGGCGGCCTCCTCGTTGAGGTGCAGCGTCACGCGGGTGCCGCGCTCCGGCGCCTCGTCGAGCGGCAGCGCCGCCACCGCGTAGGAGCCCTTGCCGTCGCTGGTCCAGCGCCAGGCCTGGTCGGTGCCGGCCCGCCGGGTGCGGACCTCGACGCTGTCCGCCACCATGAAGGCCGAATAGAAGCCGATGCCGAACTGGCCGATGAGGTTGCCGCTCTCCTCCTCGGCCCGGTCGCCGATGCGGTCTAGGAAGGCCTTGGTGCCCGAGGACGCGATTGTGCCGAGCGCGCGGTCGAGGTCGTCGCGCGCCATGCCGATGCCGTTGTCGACCACGGCCAGGGTCTTGGCGTCCTTGTCGAGCACGACGCGGAT is drawn from Lichenibacterium dinghuense and contains these coding sequences:
- the recF gene encoding DNA replication/repair protein RecF (All proteins in this family for which functions are known are DNA-binding proteins that assist the filamentation of RecA onto DNA for the initiation of recombination or recombinational repair.), which encodes MTTDRRPRVRRLVLGDYRSYPALDLKLGGAPVVLAGHNGAGKTNLLEALSFFTPGRGFRRAELAECARDAGNGGWAASVHVEDAGQAVEAVQLGTGLEPPDGVTSAARRCRIDRAAVPSAKGFADHLRVVWLTPAMDGLFAGPSSERRRFLDRIVLTVDSEHGTRVSALERALRNRNRVLDEGRQSGRLDAAWAEAAEREVASLGVAVAAARHETVTRLAALIAVHRDPASPFPWADVSVVGGVEALVANHPALDAEDRYRAMLRETRARDAAAGRTSIGPHLSDLAVRHGPKDAEAARSSTGEQKALLVGLVLASARLVAAMSGIAPLVLLDEIAAHFDPLRREALYAELQALGGHVFMTGADPALFAELRDAERFEVVPGAVRPAG
- a CDS encoding cytochrome b, producing MTTLDLSAADDRPAAAPTHYDRTQRAFHWSMAAVIVAAMLIGLYCAYQPPGQATRRFLLEWHKSLGMTALVLVVLRIGYRLAVAAPPYAERMGRLNHAAAAAGHLGLYALMLFLPLTGYWNSAAGGYSLPFFWLFQWPRLIPLDKASSRVGEELHYWGAWAIYAVVGLHVAAVLWHQMIKRDSVLSRMLPGLR
- a CDS encoding aspartate/glutamate racemase family protein produces the protein MTSPVRPLPQKTIGVLGGMSDAATADYYRLINARLNAHHGGWDNAEVIVVSVNFGNIQHFVRNGLWDEARAYLAEKVDRLEGARVDVVVCATNTMHRVVAPIMAERSTPFIHIVDPTGAAIRAAGLRRVALLGTAPTMCSAEMARRYAEKFGVEVMAPAEADIAAVDRIIFDELVRSDIRPSSRAEYLRVIDALRAAGAEGVILGCTEICLLIGQGDLPGFPVFDTTALHVEAAVDYALGRMPAA
- a CDS encoding arylesterase, which produces MNHHRPSKLRARRLHPYGLVRRLCQSATASLLVASAAPAFAATTIAAFGDSLSAGYQLPADAAFPAVLEAALRRDGYDVTVSNAAVSGDTTQGGLERLDWSVPDGTDLAIVELGANDMLRGVDTAVTAKNLGDIVAGLQKRHIKVLLAGMYAATELDGGYRERFAAIYPSLARRDGVPLYPFFLAGIIGHPELHLPDGLHPNAAGVKVIVDNILPTVEETLRGMGVKPSGVKG
- the htpG gene encoding molecular chaperone HtpG, with the translated sequence MSEADIETAPAAAGETKAFQADVSRLLDLMVHSIYSERDVFLRELISNAADACEKLRYESIAEPSLAADGEGFAIRVVLDKDAKTLAVVDNGIGMARDDLDRALGTIASSGTKAFLDRIGDRAEEESGNLIGQFGIGFYSAFMVADSVEVRTRRAGTDQAWRWTSDGKGSYAVAALPLDEAPERGTRVTLHLNEEAAKEFGEPWRVERLIKEHSGAVAVPIDLVEKPDAEPRRLTDGAALWAKNKSEITPEQYTEFYRGVAAQYDEPALTIHYRAEGRHEYSVLAFVPGSKPFDLFDPQRKGRTKLYVRRVLITDEADLLPGWLRFVRAVVDTADLPLNVSREMVQNSPIFAAIRKGVTNRVLGDLTKMADNDADGFAKVWENFGAVLKEGLYEDPERRDGLFKLARFASTKHPDGGRTLVQYVADLRENQTAIYYLVGDDLARLKTSPQLEGFRARGIEVLLLPDAVDAFWVQNAVGFEGKPFKSVTQGAADIKSVPLAEGEKAPESEEVGPKIATLLAFMKQTLEGSVEDVRASDRLSESPACLIAPEFGPDRRLEKILAQHGKLGGAASKPVLEVNPGHPLVTALAERYAGEGDRAVVEDSAWLLHDEARIMDGELPADAAAFAARLRRVMEKAAG
- the prmC gene encoding peptide chain release factor N(5)-glutamine methyltransferase, producing MTTLTAALRAATRALASAGVPDPEVDARILLLAAAGLDRLALILDPGRALPRDATERLDGFVARRAAREPVSRILGRRDFWGLTLRVTPDVLDPRPDTETVVAAVLDALGPRRGEPLRLLDLGTGSGAILCALLSELPRASGWAVDRSAAACAVARGNLDACGLAPRSLVVQGDWAVALAGGFDTVVSNPPYIESAIIPELDRDVREHDPLAALDGGADGLDCYRVLAADLPRLLAKGGVACFEVGRGQDGDVAGLMRAAGLADVATRADLGGVERAVLGRQAAGMRPSA
- a CDS encoding ABC transporter permease — translated: MSARAEAAAAARRGGPAGPRGPIALRLAWRDLRGGLGGYWIFLVCIALGVAAIAGVGSVAGSLSAGLGREGRTMLGGDAAFSTVSQPLTAPERGWLEARGRLSQVVTLRSMARAGDQASLVDVKAVDAAYPTAGRVDLDPPGPLDAALAPRDGRPGLAADAALADRLGVEVGDAVKIGAGDFTLRAVIRSEPDRLAGGIAFAPGVLMDRAGLDATGLIQPGSLAKFTARLDIGGPADDAALSRLVADARAAFPEAGWEIKTRNNVSPEFDRNLGRFTQFLTLIGLTALVVGGVGVANAVKAAMERKRASLAVLKALGAPGGSVFAMGLAQVMLVALFGVLAGVAVGAALPYAAVAGFGALIPLPMVAGIHPGALALGALYGFLTALVFSLPTLGRVHDVPVSALFRDAVEPDPGRLRPAYLAALLLAAAALAGCAILFSEDHRLAAYDVGATLAVFALLRLVAFGFMAAARALPRPRSVPLRLALGNIHRPGALTGAVVLSLGLGLTLLVTLALIDSNIQRQITEARPGVTPSFFFADVPNREAPDFLAFVRRDAPAAVLEDVPILRGRITAVDGVPADKVHARQGANWVLEGDRGITFATEPPKGSRVVEGAWWPKDYAGPPLVSFDRELADGIGLKLGQSVTVNVLGRPVTAKVANLRKVDWQNLGINFVMVFSPDAFRGAPYMVLATAGFPTDDPARDARLARDIARDYPAVTTVRVRDVLVAVNDFVGKLGTATRAASAVTILSSVLVLSGALAAGRRARVYDAVMLKVLGATRRRLLLAFVLEYGMLGLGTALFGVLAGTVAAWGVVSRVMGFDFAFAWAPAVEAAAAALVVTVGLGLLGTWRILGQKPASYLREL
- a CDS encoding ABC transporter ATP-binding protein, whose product is MVQAAISLDGVHVSLGRAAARVHILKGIDLAVAKGEAVGLTGPSGSGKSTLLSVLAGLERPERGAVTVDGTRIDGLDEDRLARFRGRHIGIVFQSFHLIPTMTALENVAVPLELAGRADAFSRAAAELTGVGLGERLGHYPSQLSGGEQQRVALARALAPDPAILVADEPTGNLDESTGRAIMDLIFATKRERGATLVLVTHDPGLAARCDRTVRIRSGVVESDTARAAAGAAA